In one window of Ruminococcus hominis DNA:
- a CDS encoding DNA topoisomerase — MGKSVYIAEKPSVAQEFAKALKLKTRRGDGFLESDEAIVTWCVGHLVTMSYPEAYDASLKKWNLDTLPFLPQDFKYEVIPGVEKQFRIVSNILNREDVDCIYVCTDSGREGEYIYRLVEQEAHVEGKERKRVWIDSQTEEEILRGIKEAKDLSEYDNLSASAYLRAKEDYLMGINFSRLLTLKYGNSISNYLHTKYAVVSVGRVMTCVLGMVVRREREIRDFVKTPFYRVLSTIDVSGQTFEGEWRAVKGSRYFESFDLYKENGFKERKKAEELISYLKEKQPMECEIVSIEKKKEKKNPPLLYNLAELQNDCSKRFKISPDETLRIVQELYEKKLVTYPRTDARVLSTAVAKEIGHNLNGLMKYPMAVPYLQEIVKFGTHKGLAKTRYVNDKQITDHYAIIPTGQGIAALKSVSVTAGKVYDCIVRRFLSIFYPPAVYQKVSITTKIREESFFSSFKVLAEEGYLKVVGVPQKKTGQDSKNEDDNAQNLDAAFFQTVQALKKGMHLPVKALNIKEGETSPPKRYNSGSMILAMENAGQLIEDEELRAQIKGSGIGTSATRAEILKKLVNIKYLSLNKKTQIITPTLQGEMIYDVVNHSIRSLLNPELTASWEKGLNYVAEGDITPDEYMQKLEHFIVSRTEGVRGLNNQYQLRNCYDRAATFYHTNTTKVKKSK, encoded by the coding sequence ATGGGGAAATCGGTATATATAGCAGAAAAGCCGAGTGTGGCACAGGAGTTTGCCAAGGCATTAAAATTAAAAACAAGACGCGGGGATGGATTTCTGGAATCAGATGAAGCAATTGTTACCTGGTGTGTGGGACACCTTGTGACGATGAGTTATCCGGAAGCTTATGATGCTTCTTTGAAGAAATGGAATCTTGACACGCTGCCGTTTCTCCCACAGGATTTTAAGTATGAAGTGATTCCGGGGGTGGAAAAGCAGTTTCGGATTGTGAGTAATATTTTAAATCGAGAAGATGTGGATTGTATTTATGTGTGTACGGATTCAGGACGTGAAGGAGAATATATTTATCGTCTGGTAGAGCAAGAGGCACATGTAGAAGGAAAAGAAAGAAAACGTGTCTGGATCGATTCTCAGACAGAAGAAGAAATCTTAAGAGGAATCAAGGAAGCGAAAGATTTGTCAGAATACGATAATTTAAGTGCTTCAGCATACTTGCGGGCAAAAGAAGACTATTTGATGGGGATTAATTTTTCGCGATTGTTGACATTAAAATATGGAAATAGTATTTCAAATTATCTGCATACAAAATATGCAGTTGTTTCGGTCGGCAGAGTAATGACCTGTGTACTTGGAATGGTTGTAAGAAGAGAGAGAGAAATCCGAGATTTTGTAAAAACACCATTTTATCGTGTGTTAAGTACGATAGATGTATCAGGACAGACATTTGAGGGAGAATGGCGTGCAGTAAAAGGGTCACGTTATTTTGAATCATTTGATCTGTATAAAGAAAATGGATTTAAAGAAAGAAAAAAAGCAGAAGAGTTGATTTCATATCTTAAGGAAAAACAACCAATGGAATGCGAAATTGTATCCATTGAAAAAAAGAAAGAAAAGAAAAATCCACCATTGTTGTATAATCTGGCAGAGTTGCAGAATGATTGTTCAAAACGATTTAAAATCAGTCCGGATGAGACATTGCGGATCGTGCAGGAGCTTTACGAGAAGAAACTGGTGACGTATCCAAGAACAGATGCGAGAGTATTGTCGACTGCAGTTGCAAAAGAAATCGGACATAACTTAAATGGTTTAATGAAATATCCGATGGCAGTACCTTATTTACAGGAAATTGTGAAGTTTGGAACACATAAAGGGTTGGCAAAAACGCGATATGTAAATGATAAGCAGATTACAGATCACTATGCAATTATTCCAACCGGTCAGGGAATAGCGGCATTAAAGAGTGTATCGGTGACAGCAGGAAAAGTATATGATTGTATTGTAAGGCGTTTCTTAAGTATTTTCTATCCGCCGGCAGTATATCAAAAAGTTTCAATCACAACAAAAATCAGAGAGGAAAGCTTTTTTTCGAGTTTTAAAGTGCTGGCAGAGGAGGGCTATTTAAAAGTAGTTGGTGTTCCACAGAAAAAAACAGGACAAGATTCGAAAAATGAAGATGATAATGCACAGAATCTGGATGCTGCATTTTTTCAGACTGTGCAGGCATTAAAAAAAGGAATGCATTTGCCGGTAAAGGCGTTAAATATAAAAGAAGGTGAAACATCACCTCCGAAGCGTTATAATTCAGGGTCTATGATTCTGGCAATGGAAAATGCAGGACAGCTTATAGAAGACGAAGAATTACGTGCCCAGATTAAAGGAAGCGGGATTGGAACAAGTGCTACGAGGGCTGAGATTTTGAAAAAGCTGGTGAATATTAAGTATTTATCGTTAAATAAAAAAACGCAGATTATTACACCGACATTACAAGGTGAGATGATTTATGATGTGGTGAATCACTCAATCCGCTCTTTATTAAATCCGGAATTGACAGCAAGTTGGGAAAAGGGACTGAATTATGTGGCAGAAGGAGATATCACGCCAGATGAATACATGCAGAAACTCGAACACTTTATCGTCAGCAGGACAGAAGGGGTGCGCGGTTTAAATAATCAATATCAGTTAAGAAATTGTTATGATAGAGCGGCAACATTTTATCATACAAATACAACAAAAGTGAAAAAATCAAAATAG
- a CDS encoding aldose epimerase family protein produces the protein MKAVRVETFGSTSKKEEAVLYTLTNENGMSASITNYGAALVKLNVPDKEGKLRDVVLGYDDVTGYEKGGGSFGAPVGRNANRIGGAVITIQDKTYELEKNDNGNNLHSGTNYYNKRIWNVGEKTDSKIEFVLHSPDGDQGYPGTLDMHVTYELTEDNELRLIYDAVPDQDTIINMTNHSYFNLDGHDSGNVLKELVTLDADYFTRADAQSIPTGELVDVTGTPMDFRMPRALGEAIDADYEAVRLGKGYDHNWVLKNNGKFDKVAQAVSEKSGIVMEVWTDLPGMQMYTANFLDNEHGKNGAVYGIRDAVCFETQYFPDAVHHENFASPICKKGMPYHTVTSYKFETK, from the coding sequence ATGAAAGCAGTTCGTGTCGAAACATTTGGAAGTACATCAAAGAAAGAAGAAGCAGTTTTATATACACTGACAAACGAAAATGGAATGTCAGCATCTATAACAAACTATGGTGCAGCATTAGTAAAATTGAATGTGCCGGATAAAGAAGGAAAATTAAGAGATGTAGTTTTGGGGTATGATGATGTGACCGGATACGAAAAAGGAGGCGGATCGTTTGGCGCACCGGTAGGTCGTAATGCGAACCGTATCGGAGGTGCAGTTATTACAATTCAGGATAAGACATATGAACTTGAGAAAAATGATAATGGAAATAATCTTCACAGTGGAACAAATTATTATAATAAGAGAATCTGGAATGTGGGTGAAAAAACAGATTCTAAAATAGAATTTGTTTTGCATAGTCCGGATGGGGATCAGGGATATCCGGGAACGCTGGATATGCATGTTACATATGAGTTGACAGAAGACAATGAGCTGAGACTTATATATGATGCGGTTCCAGATCAGGATACCATTATCAATATGACAAATCATAGTTATTTTAATCTTGATGGACATGACAGTGGGAACGTCTTAAAAGAACTGGTAACACTAGATGCGGATTATTTTACAAGAGCAGATGCACAGTCGATTCCAACAGGTGAATTAGTGGATGTGACAGGAACACCGATGGACTTTAGAATGCCAAGAGCACTTGGTGAAGCAATTGATGCAGATTATGAAGCAGTCCGGTTGGGAAAAGGATACGATCATAACTGGGTATTGAAAAATAATGGAAAATTTGATAAAGTAGCACAAGCAGTTTCAGAAAAAAGCGGGATTGTTATGGAAGTATGGACAGATTTGCCGGGAATGCAGATGTATACAGCAAATTTCCTTGATAATGAACACGGAAAAAATGGTGCAGTATACGGTATTCGGGATGCAGTATGTTTCGAGACGCAGTATTTTCCAGATGCAGTACATCACGAAAATTTTGCCAGTCCAATCTGCAAAAAGGGCATGCCATATCACACAGTGACATCTTACAAATTTGAAACAAAATAG